CGTTTCCGGATTGAATGGGACGGAGATGTGTTCGTGAACGATCTGCCATCCGCCCCGAGTCCTCCGGCAGCCGGCGGTGTTTCGCATCCAGGTCCGCACCGCCGGGTGGTCCTTGTCCATTTCGGTGAAACGCCAAAGCCAGTGCGCAAGAGCCAGGTCGCCGCTCGCGGTGACGCTGAGGTCTCGCATCTCTGTTTGGAAAGCGTCCGGGAAGTGGGCGAGGCCCGCCTCCCACACCCGCCCCCAGGCCTCCGCCCCCTGGATCTGGAACGGAGGTCTCAGGTTGAACACGACGACATCCGCCGCGTAGTGGCTCATCAGTCGATCCAGGTCCTTCGCGCGGATGGCGCGCATCTGATCGTCGATGAGTTGACGCACTTCGTCGCGCGCTCGGGCGTCCTCGGGTGTCGTCGCCATCCCTGGCTCCTTTTGGCTCGTGTCCAAACATCGCGGAGACACGTCGCGCCACTGGTGTTTCCGGTTTGACGTTCCGCTCACCTTCGGAGCGTCGTCGATCCCGCTGCATCCGTACACAAACTTGATCTGAGACCGGCCAAGGAGTATCATCCCAGGTGCCGAAAAGCGCTCGGGCCTCTCATTTCCGGTCGGGCGTCAGGTATGGTGATGCGCTTCACGCTTGCTGATTTCCGGGTGCTGGACTCCAAAATGGGGAGACGGGGGAGGCAGAGCCTCCGCCCCGGCCGCCCGATATTGCGCCGCGCCCGGGCCTCCGCGTGGGGCACCGCCGATGCCCGCCCCCAGGACCCCTCCCGGCTGGTGGGGGAAGGCCCGACCGCCCGCGATCGTGGTGGTTGCGGTGGCGGGTTCTTTATTGAAGGAGACGACGCCAGCGAGCTCGTTCCAAAACGTCTGGCCGGCGGCCCGGTGGCCCCGGGTGCCGGCCCCCTGTGCAAACGTCCGTGGGCCGGAAGCGCCGGGTGGAGCTGAGGCGTGCCCTTTGAAGGCGTGGACCCGTGGCGCTGGCAGTACTTCGAGGGCGTGGACTGTCCCGAGTCCACGGTGATCCCGATCGACGATCCCACCGGCTGGCGGCTCTACCCCGATTATCGAGACGTCTACAACAAGTTGTTCGTGTGCGAGAGCCAAGGGATCCCCAACGGCCCCCACGGGGTGATGCCGAAGACGTTTCCGGTGTTCAGCAAGCCCGCCATGAACCTGCACGGCATGGGGATCGGCGGGCGAGTGATTCGCTCCGCGGCCGAGTGTGAGGCGAGCTTTACGCCGGGGCACATGTGGATGCAACTTCTGCGGGGCCGGCACATCAGCACCGATGTGGCCCTCGCCTCCGGCGTACCCCGCTGGTGGCGGCACACGGTGGGCAAAGCGCTGCCCCGCGGCATGTTCGACTACTGGACCCTTCTCGCCCGGCCGCTGCCGCGCCTTGAGCGGTATCTGCGGGCGTGGATCCGCCGAAATCTTCGCGGATTCACCGGGGTCGTGAACTTCGAGACGATCGGCGGCACGATCATCGAGTGCCACCTGCGGTTGTCGGAGCAGTGGGTCGACCTGAACGGGCCGGGATGGTTGGACAGCGTCGTGGCCCTGTACGTTCACGGAACGTGGCGCCTCGCCGCCCGCCCGAGGACCGGCTACAGCATCGTCCTGTTCGGATCCCACGGCACCGAGTACGCGATCGCTCCGGGCGCCGTCAACGAGCTGCGCCGGCGTCCCGGGCTGTCGAGCATCCAGATCACCTATCGCACGGACAAGCCGCGTGAGCAGCACGCCATGCCTCCGGGTGGATTCAGGCTGGCGATCGTGAACGCCTGGAGCCTCGCGGCCGGGCTGGCGGCGCGGCGAGATCTGAAACGGCTGTTTACGAGCGCGAGCCCCAACGGACGGCCGGCCCTCCGCGATGGGCGGCCCCCGGCGGGGCCGGTGCCGGCCGCCTGGGTGGGCCGCGGGGCGCGCTGAGCCGGCCGCGGAGCCAGTTTGGGCGTTGACAGCCCGGGCGGCATTGGTATAATGGGTTCGCACGCGGCAGGACGTCTTTTTTTGTTTGGGGGCAACTTCATGGCGCGCGCCACCGATGGGGCTTCCGGGCCCGCCCTTGGCAAGCCGGCCCGGGTGCCCGCGAGCGGGTTGACCTCCCCGGGCGGGGAGCGGGCGAAGGGAGCCGAAAAGCCGGCGGCCCGGCCGAGCAGGTCCGCGGTGCGCCGCCTGCCGCGGGTGTGGACGGTGGCGCTGCAGTTTCTGAGCGACGTCCGCGCGGAGATGAACCGGGTGGCCTGGCCGGACCGCCAGACCGTGATCGCCTCGACGATCGTCGTCGTCTTCGTCCTGGTGGTGACCGCGATCTACCTGGGCCTCTGGGATTACCTGTTTGCCACCTTGTTCACCTCCGTGTTCAAGTAACACCCTGATGCACCGACGAGGATAGCGGATGTCAGACGAACGCAACCGACCCCAAGGCGGGAAGCCGGACACCGCGGCTCTGATTCACAAGCTCTTTCGGGACGAACCGGAGGAGCCACAGCCGATCGCGCCCCCGCCCCCCGAGGACGCCGCGCAGACGTCCGGATCTTCGGTGGGCGTGGTCACCGCCCCGGAAGGGGAGGCCGTCGCGGTCGAGCCCGCCGCGGCGCCGTTCGCCGGGCTCCCCGCGACCGCAGAGGGGGTGGTCGAAGCCCCCCCCGCGGCGGAGGGCGAGCCGCCGGCCGGGGAGGGCGACGGCCGAGCCTGGTTCGTCATCCACACCTACTCGGGGTACGAGAACAAGGTCCACACGAACCTGGAGCGCCGCGTGGCCTCGATGGCGATGCAGCACAAGGTGTTCCGGATTCTGGTCCCCACCGAGGACGAGATCGAGGTCAAAGACGGGAAGCGGCGGATCGCCAAAAAGAAGGTCTTCCCCGGCTACGTGCTGGTGGAGATGATCATGGACGACGACTCGTGGTACGTCGTCCGGAACACGCCGGGGGTCACCGGCTTCGTGGGCTCGGGCAGCAAGCCGCTCCCGCTGCAGGACCGCGAGGTCAAGGCCATCCTCCGACAGCTGCGCGACGAGACCCCGAAGTTCCGGA
This genomic window from bacterium contains:
- a CDS encoding nuclear transport factor 2 family protein yields the protein MATTPEDARARDEVRQLIDDQMRAIRAKDLDRLMSHYAADVVVFNLRPPFQIQGAEAWGRVWEAGLAHFPDAFQTEMRDLSVTASGDLALAHWLWRFTEMDKDHPAVRTWMRNTAGCRRTRGGWQIVHEHISVPFNPETGRAAFTRDL
- the secE gene encoding preprotein translocase subunit SecE, which codes for MARATDGASGPALGKPARVPASGLTSPGGERAKGAEKPAARPSRSAVRRLPRVWTVALQFLSDVRAEMNRVAWPDRQTVIASTIVVVFVLVVTAIYLGLWDYLFATLFTSVFK
- the nusG gene encoding transcription termination/antitermination protein NusG, with the protein product MHTYSGYENKVHTNLERRVASMAMQHKVFRILVPTEDEIEVKDGKRRIAKKKVFPGYVLVEMIMDDDSWYVVRNTPGVTGFVGSGSKPLPLQDREVKAILRQLRDETPKFRITYQKGSSVRINSGPFMDFSGVVDEILPEKEKVRVLVSIFGRETPVELDFAQVEKI